The Setaria viridis chromosome 2, Setaria_viridis_v4.0, whole genome shotgun sequence DNA window GCACCCGGCCACCACTCTCTCTTCTGGTCTCTGGAATATGCGGCGGACGGCCGGCCATTCGTCGTTTGTCATCATCCCACGGCATGGCATCCTCTCCGCTGGCACCGGCCCGGACCTACTCGCCCCTAGCGCCcaagctgccgctgccgctgcccccgccgccgtgtgGCCGCTCTACTCGTCGCTATGCTGCGGCCGCACCCCGGCCCGTGCGCGCGCGAGTCAGAGCGACGAATTCAGGCGACGGCTCGGCCTCCGCGGCGACGGAGGATGGGAGGAAGCGGTGCCTGAGGTGCGGCGGCATGTACCGGGACGACGAGAACCACCCGACGGCCTGCGCCTTCCACGGCCACGTCACAGGTACACCCCTCCTCCTATGTGCTGCTCTTGCGGTCTTGCCACATCTTCTGCTTGGCTTGCAGAAATATCTTTCCCCTCATGCATGGGCCAGGGCTATTGATTGGGCCTACGGCTAGTTGTTGATGGAGGCCCATGCAAACCCATATGCCATAATATCAAGGCCCATTTGTCTTTGTCCGAGCGTGTGCGTTAACAAACCGTGTCGTGCGCATCGCACGCAGGCGAGAAGGGTCTGTTCTCGCTGTCGCCGCCGCACCAGGGGATCGACGGCGAGTGGAGCGACAGGAGCGGGGTCATCGTGTACCGCTGGAACGACGAGGGGAGCCGCCCCAGCACCGGCCGCGCCAACTGGAAGAAGCGCTGGAGCTGCTgccaggagcgcgaggaggacgcGCCGCCGTGCCACCGCGGGTGGCACGTCTCCTACGACGACGGCTACACCCTATTCTAGCTTGCCGCTACCCGTGGTGCTGGTGCGTAACCGCTTGCCCTCGGCGGCAACAAAATCTTGTATACCAATAAGATGAGAGACTTCGTTGATGTCAATTCATTGTAGTCTGCTTGCTCGCCATAGCCGAACGCCTCGTCGCCTAAGCCATGCTTGGTTGCAGGCCGTGCGCTGGGGCAAGCCACGCGCGCCCCCGCCGCAATTTGTGGCGTGGAAAAACGGCGCCACGGTTAGGCGAGCCACAGGTGCAAAAATCAACTGGATTTCGTGTGGCGCGCCAAGGATTTGACAGCAACCAAGCGGTGGCCATTTTCTGTGGCTGCGCCGCAAGTGACGCGTGGCCAGATGCCACAGAGCTTGCCATTTCCCCCGCGCGACGCGAAcattcctctcctcttctccgcCTCCCGAGTCCCGACACACCCCCGCGCTGACGCTAGCTGACTCGAAGCCCCTCGCTTCTATTTCTCGCAGTAGCAATCGCGAACCCCTCCACGGCTCTGCGCCACGCCACCGCTCTCGCTGGCTCACCGAGAACCGCACGCCCGCACCTTCCCCCTCCGAATCTCCGGTCTCCCCGCGCGCAGGCACGCACCGCGCGGCGCCACCACCATGGTGTTCTCCTACACGCGGGAGCACGTGTACCGCTACCGCCACCCATGGCACCGCGTCACCGCCGCGGCGTGGCGCAAGTTCACGgacccggcggcgcgcgccgcctccgggGCGCTCGCGCACACCCTCGACGTCCACACGCTGGCCCGCGACGTGGACCCCGGCGCCGTGCGCGCCATCGCGGGCCGGACCCCGCCggccccgctcctcctccgcgccctcctcacgcccgccgccggcggcggcgcgggcggcgacgtTGCGGTGCTCTGAGTCGAGCGCACGGACGTGGACGCGCCCGCGCGGGACATGCGGGTGGCCTCACGCAACGCCACGCTCCGGGGGCTCGTGGACGTCGAGGAGCGCTGCAGCTACGCGCCCCACCCGGAGCGGCCCGACGAGTGGACGCTGTGCCGCCAGGAGACGACCATCCACTGCGCGGCGGCTGGCTGCCGTGCGGCGAGGGTGGCCGAGCTCGTGGAACGGCGCTGCGCGGAGAGGTTCACGCATAATGCGGAAAAGGGGAGGGAGGTCGTGGAGAGGATATGCGAAGACCTCGCGGCAGAGCAAGATGGGATTCACGGGCCGAGGTGAAAGGCAAC harbors:
- the LOC117842822 gene encoding uncharacterized protein; the encoded protein is MASSPLAPARTYSPLAPKLPLPLPPPPCGRSTRRYAAAAPRPVRARVRATNSGDGSASAATEDGRKRCLRCGGMYRDDENHPTACAFHGHVTGEKGLFSLSPPHQGIDGEWSDRSGVIVYRWNDEGSRPSTGRANWKKRWSCCQEREEDAPPCHRGWHVSYDDGYTLF
- the LOC117842823 gene encoding uncharacterized protein, which encodes MVFSYTREHVYRYRHPWHRVTAAAWRKFTDPAARAASGALAHTLDVHTLARDVDPGAVRAIAGRTPPAPLLLRALLTPAAGGGAGGDVAVL